The following coding sequences are from one Culex quinquefasciatus strain JHB chromosome 1, VPISU_Cqui_1.0_pri_paternal, whole genome shotgun sequence window:
- the LOC6044195 gene encoding uncharacterized protein LOC6044195 — protein sequence MFWRIALLIFVFAIILHADRAEDEQSSEGFETASAMNQLFKVPKRCPTWEVLHKGRCLPIHKAVGSCGSRRKIVIGERRKQFCHEPSVCIRNLVSSLAGASAGTMSSGSKVGLGSMNCMFLKYMD from the exons ATGTTTTGGAGGATCgcacttttgatttttgtgtttgCCATTATTCTGCATGCTGACAGAGCAGAGGACGAACAATCGTCGGAAGGTTTCGAAACTGCCTCGGCTATGAATCAACTTTTTAAAGTTCCCAAAAGGTGTCCAACCTGGGAAGTACTCCACAAAGGTCGATGTTTGCCAATACATAAAGCAG TTGGAAGTTGCGGAAGTCGACGGAAAATCGTCATCGGAGAGCGTCGAAAGCAGTTCTGCCATGAACCGAGTGTTTGCATCCGCAACCTGGTGTCCTCCCTGGCAGGCGCTAGTGCGGGGACGATGTCGAGCGGTTCTAAAGTCGGGTTAG GATCGATGAATTGCATGTTCCTCAAATACATGGACTGA